From a single Fusobacterium pseudoperiodonticum genomic region:
- the opp4B gene encoding oligopeptide ABC transporter permease, which produces MWKTILRRVLLMIPQLFVLSLLIFILAKLMPGDALSGMIDPTVDAETIEKIRLQLGYYDPWYIQYFRWVKNAFHGDLGISYTYKLPVLTVIGARAMNSFSLSILALTIMYCIALPVGIFAGKNQGSKFDKGVILFNFFTYAIPSFVMYLFAILLFGYKLKWFPTIGSVDAGLVKGTFAYYMSRLHHMILPAMCIAILSTTGTIQYLRNEVIDAKTADYVKTARSKGVPMRKVYTKHIFRNSLLPIAAFFGFQISGLLGGSVIAETIFNYQGMGKFFIESILTRDYSVVTTLILLYGLLFLLGSLLSDITMAIVDPRIRIE; this is translated from the coding sequence ATGTGGAAAACAATACTTAGAAGAGTTTTATTGATGATACCTCAACTTTTTGTATTAAGTTTGTTAATCTTTATTTTAGCAAAATTAATGCCAGGGGACGCTTTATCAGGAATGATAGATCCTACAGTTGATGCTGAAACAATAGAAAAAATAAGATTACAATTAGGATATTATGATCCTTGGTATATACAATATTTTAGATGGGTAAAAAATGCTTTTCATGGTGATTTAGGAATAAGTTATACTTATAAATTACCTGTATTGACTGTTATTGGAGCAAGAGCAATGAATAGTTTTAGTTTATCTATTTTAGCCTTAACTATTATGTACTGTATAGCACTTCCAGTTGGAATATTTGCAGGGAAGAATCAAGGTTCTAAATTTGATAAAGGGGTTATACTATTTAACTTCTTTACATACGCAATACCTTCGTTTGTAATGTACTTATTTGCTATATTATTATTTGGTTATAAATTAAAATGGTTCCCAACTATAGGTTCTGTTGATGCAGGACTTGTAAAAGGAACATTTGCATATTATATGAGTCGTTTACATCATATGATTCTACCAGCTATGTGTATAGCTATTCTTAGTACAACAGGAACAATACAATATTTAAGAAATGAAGTAATAGATGCCAAAACAGCTGACTATGTAAAAACTGCAAGAAGTAAAGGTGTTCCTATGAGAAAGGTTTATACAAAACATATATTTAGAAACTCTTTACTACCTATAGCTGCTTTCTTTGGATTCCAAATATCTGGACTTTTAGGAGGATCAGTAATAGCTGAAACTATTTTTAACTATCAAGGTATGGGAAAATTCTTCATAGAATCTATACTTACAAGAGACTATAGTGTAGTTACAACACTAATATTACTTTATGGACTACTTTTCTTATTAGGTTCATTATTATCAGATATTACAATGGCAATAGTTGATCCAAGAATAAGAATAGAGTAA
- a CDS encoding ABC transporter ATP-binding protein produces MEENKPILCEMKNLCTAFRIKDDYFNAVENVNLSLYQNEVLAIVGESGCGKSTLATTIMGLHNFNFTKVSGEVVFEGKNILNSTEDEYNKIRGGKIGMIFQDPLSALNPLQRIGQQIEEGLIYHTNLNAEQRKERAFELLKRVGIEKPERIYRQFPHQLSGGMRQRVVIAIALSCKPKILIADEPTTALDVTIQAQILDLIADLQEEIKAGIILITHDLGVVAQIADRVAVMYAGEIVELATSKEIFTNPLHPYTRSLLKSIPQLDTNENDELHVIKGMVPSLKNLPRKGCRFSARIPYIPKEAHEENPGFHEAFPGHFVRCTCWKTFKFQEEDKK; encoded by the coding sequence ATGGAAGAAAATAAACCAATTTTATGTGAGATGAAAAATCTCTGTACTGCTTTTAGAATTAAGGATGACTATTTTAACGCTGTTGAAAATGTAAATTTATCACTTTATCAAAATGAAGTGTTAGCTATAGTTGGAGAATCTGGTTGTGGGAAAAGTACATTAGCAACAACAATAATGGGATTACATAATTTTAATTTTACAAAAGTTTCAGGAGAAGTAGTTTTTGAAGGAAAGAATATCCTTAATTCAACCGAAGATGAGTACAATAAAATCAGAGGTGGAAAAATAGGAATGATATTTCAAGATCCCCTTTCTGCATTAAATCCGTTACAAAGAATAGGACAGCAAATAGAAGAAGGACTTATATATCACACTAATCTAAATGCTGAGCAAAGAAAAGAAAGAGCTTTTGAACTATTAAAAAGGGTTGGAATTGAAAAACCTGAAAGAATTTACAGACAATTTCCACATCAACTTTCAGGAGGAATGAGACAAAGAGTTGTTATTGCCATCGCTCTTAGTTGTAAGCCCAAAATATTGATAGCAGACGAACCAACAACTGCTCTTGATGTTACAATTCAAGCACAAATATTGGACTTGATTGCTGACTTACAAGAAGAAATAAAAGCTGGAATAATTTTAATAACTCATGATTTAGGAGTAGTAGCTCAAATAGCTGACAGAGTTGCTGTAATGTATGCAGGTGAAATAGTGGAACTTGCAACAAGTAAAGAAATTTTTACTAATCCTTTACATCCGTACACAAGAAGTTTGTTAAAGTCAATACCTCAACTTGATACAAACGAAAATGATGAACTTCATGTTATCAAAGGTATGGTGCCTTCATTAAAGAATTTACCAAGAAAAGGTTGTAGATTCTCAGCGAGAATACCTTATATTCCAAAAGAGGCACATGAAGAAAATCCAGGATTTCATGAAGCATTTCCAGGACATTTTGTTAGATGTACTTGTTGGAAAACTTTCAAATTTCAGGAGGAAGATAAAAAATGA
- a CDS encoding ABC transporter permease: MEKNIKDPVKAENPTGFSVIVREFKKDKLALFSFFAVTIFIIAVFVASSFINLQQLQTVDIFRKYEVPSFNNFWNFFGRDSGGRSVMGYVIVGARNSITIGVIITIVTTFIGLFVGLCMGYYGGKVDALGMRIVDFISIMPSVMIIIVFVSIVPKYGIFQFILIFSMFYWTRTTRLARSKTLSETRRDYVNASKTMGTSDLKIMFGEILPNISSIIIVNGTLALASNIGIEVALSFLGFGLPAATPSLGTLISYASKPEIIQYKAYVWLPAALVLLFMMLGINYIGQALRRAADAKQRLG; encoded by the coding sequence ATGGAAAAAAATATTAAGGATCCAGTTAAAGCAGAAAACCCAACAGGTTTTTCCGTTATAGTGAGAGAGTTTAAAAAGGATAAATTAGCACTTTTTTCTTTCTTTGCAGTAACAATATTTATAATAGCTGTGTTTGTTGCATCATCATTTATTAATTTACAACAATTACAAACAGTTGACATTTTTAGAAAGTATGAAGTTCCTTCTTTCAATAACTTCTGGAATTTCTTTGGAAGAGATTCAGGAGGACGTAGTGTAATGGGTTATGTTATTGTTGGAGCAAGAAATTCAATAACAATAGGAGTTATTATAACTATAGTAACAACATTTATAGGACTTTTTGTAGGACTTTGTATGGGATATTATGGTGGAAAAGTAGATGCTTTAGGAATGAGAATAGTTGACTTTATCAGTATCATGCCTTCAGTTATGATCATCATAGTTTTTGTTAGTATAGTACCTAAATATGGGATTTTTCAGTTTATTTTAATTTTTAGTATGTTCTATTGGACAAGAACAACAAGACTAGCTAGATCTAAAACTTTATCTGAAACAAGAAGAGACTATGTTAATGCTTCTAAGACTATGGGAACTAGCGATTTAAAAATAATGTTTGGTGAAATATTACCAAATATTTCTTCAATAATTATAGTAAATGGGACTTTAGCACTAGCTTCAAATATAGGTATAGAAGTTGCTCTGTCTTTCTTAGGGTTTGGATTACCAGCAGCAACACCTTCTTTAGGAACATTGATATCTTATGCTTCTAAGCCTGAAATAATTCAATATAAGGCTTATGTATGGTTACCAGCAGCATTAGTTTTACTATTTATGATGTTAGGAATAAACTATATAGGACAAGCTTTAAGAAGAGCAGCAGATGCAAAACAAAGATTAGGATAA
- a CDS encoding M3 family oligoendopeptidase, with product MKFNDIPYQRPNMEEVKKYFKDLTKNLEVANSGAEQIKLIEEFANFKKDLNTTRELANARHSIDTSDKFYEAEMDFFDENDPIIATLNTEVSRAIFNSKFRNELEERFGKHYFKLLECKLVLNEKAIPFMQKENALSTKYDKIIANSKIKFRGKEYTVSQMPPLLQNPDREFRKEAYQARAKFFEEHQEEFDSIYDEMVKVRTEMAKALGYENYVELQYKLLNRTDYDHNDVARYREKVLKTLTPLAVKIKKLQAERLGIKDFKYYDEACDFKDGNSNPNGDVDFIVKNAQKMYRELSPETGKFFDFMVENELMDLVAKPKKRVGGFCTSFDKYKEPFIFSNFNGTNGDIDVITHEAGHAFQCYMSQYQLLPDYIWPTYDAAEIHSMSMEFLTWPWMELFFGENANKYRYSALKGALTFIPYGVTIDHFQHYVYENPDATPEERRKKYHELELMYKPDLDYDNDFYNSGAFWFAQGHVFWAPFYYIDYTLAQVCAFQYLLKYLENKEETLKEYITLCKAGGSESFFKLLDIGNLKNPMTTNVLEEIAPKLEELLNSIKI from the coding sequence ATGAAATTTAATGATATTCCTTATCAAAGACCAAATATGGAAGAGGTCAAAAAGTATTTTAAGGATCTTACAAAAAATTTAGAAGTTGCTAATTCTGGTGCTGAACAAATAAAGTTAATTGAAGAATTTGCTAATTTCAAAAAAGATTTAAACACAACTAGAGAGTTGGCTAATGCCCGTCACAGTATAGACACTTCTGATAAATTCTATGAAGCTGAAATGGATTTCTTTGATGAAAATGATCCTATTATAGCTACACTTAATACTGAAGTTTCAAGAGCTATATTTAATTCTAAATTTAGAAATGAGTTGGAAGAAAGATTTGGAAAACACTATTTTAAACTTTTAGAATGTAAATTAGTTTTAAATGAGAAAGCTATACCTTTCATGCAAAAAGAAAATGCACTATCAACTAAATATGATAAAATAATTGCTAACTCAAAAATTAAATTTAGAGGAAAAGAATATACAGTTTCTCAAATGCCTCCTCTTTTACAAAATCCAGATAGAGAATTTAGAAAGGAAGCATATCAAGCTAGAGCAAAATTCTTTGAAGAACATCAAGAAGAATTTGATAGTATCTATGATGAAATGGTAAAAGTTAGAACTGAAATGGCTAAAGCTTTAGGTTATGAAAACTATGTTGAATTACAATACAAGCTATTGAATAGAACTGACTATGATCACAATGATGTTGCTAGATATAGAGAAAAAGTTTTAAAAACTTTAACTCCTCTTGCAGTGAAGATTAAAAAGCTTCAAGCTGAAAGATTAGGAATAAAAGATTTTAAATATTATGACGAAGCTTGTGATTTTAAAGATGGAAACTCTAATCCTAATGGTGATGTTGATTTCATAGTTAAAAATGCTCAAAAGATGTATAGAGAATTAAGTCCTGAAACAGGGAAATTCTTTGATTTTATGGTTGAAAATGAATTGATGGATTTAGTAGCAAAACCTAAAAAACGTGTTGGAGGTTTCTGTACAAGCTTTGATAAATATAAAGAACCTTTTATTTTTTCAAACTTTAATGGTACAAATGGAGATATAGATGTTATAACTCATGAAGCTGGACATGCTTTCCAATGCTATATGTCTCAATATCAATTATTGCCAGACTATATTTGGCCAACTTATGATGCAGCTGAAATACATTCAATGTCTATGGAGTTTTTAACTTGGCCTTGGATGGAACTATTCTTTGGTGAAAATGCAAATAAATATAGATATTCTGCCTTAAAAGGAGCTTTAACATTTATTCCTTATGGAGTTACTATAGACCATTTCCAACATTATGTCTATGAAAATCCTGATGCTACTCCTGAAGAAAGAAGAAAAAAATATCATGAACTTGAATTGATGTACAAACCTGATTTAGACTATGATAATGACTTCTATAACAGTGGAGCTTTCTGGTTTGCTCAAGGACATGTTTTCTGGGCACCTTTCTATTACATAGATTACACTCTTGCTCAAGTTTGTGCCTTTCAATATCTTCTAAAATATTTAGAAAATAAAGAAGAAACTTTAAAAGAATATATAACTTTATGTAAAGCAGGAGGTTCTGAATCTTTCTTCAAGCTATTAGATATAGGTAATTTAAAAAACCCTATGACTACAAATGTATTAGAAGAAATTGCTCCTAAATTAGAAGAATTATTAAATAGTATTAAAATTTAA
- the hutH gene encoding histidine ammonia-lyase, protein MEVFILEIVLGSKRITLEDLINVTRRGYKVKISDEAYEKIDKARALVDKYVDEARVSYGITTGFGKFAEVSISKEQTGELQKNIVMSHSCSVGNPMPIDIARGVVFLRAVNLAKGHSGARRIVVEKLVELLNKDVTPWIPEKGSVGSSGDLSPLAHMSLVLIGLGKAYYKGELLEGKDALERAGIEPIPALSSKEGLALTNGTQALTSTGAHVLYDAINLSKHLDIAASLTMEGLHGIVDAYDPRISEVRGHLGQINTAKNMRNILAGSKNVTKQGVERVQDSYVLRCIPQIHGASKDTLEYVKQKVEIELNAVTDNPLIFVETDEVISGGNFHGQPMALPFDFLGIALAEMANVSERRIEKMVNPAINHGLPAFLVEKGGLNSGFMIVQYSAAALVSENKVLAHPASVDSIPTSANQEDHVSMGSIAAKKSKDILENVRKVIGMELITACQAIDLKGAKDKLSPATKVAYDEVRKVIPYVAEDRPMYIDIHAAEEIVKNNKLVEDVEKAIGQLEF, encoded by the coding sequence ATGGAGGTGTTCATATTGGAAATAGTTTTAGGAAGTAAAAGAATCACTTTAGAAGATTTAATCAATGTAACAAGAAGGGGGTATAAAGTAAAGATATCTGACGAAGCATATGAAAAAATTGACAAAGCAAGAGCTTTAGTTGATAAATATGTTGATGAAGCAAGAGTATCTTACGGAATTACAACTGGATTTGGAAAATTTGCAGAAGTAAGTATTTCAAAAGAACAAACTGGAGAATTACAAAAAAATATAGTTATGAGCCATTCTTGTAGTGTTGGAAACCCAATGCCAATAGATATAGCAAGAGGTGTTGTTTTCTTAAGAGCAGTAAACTTAGCAAAAGGTCACTCTGGAGCAAGAAGAATAGTTGTTGAAAAATTAGTTGAATTACTTAACAAAGATGTTACTCCTTGGATCCCTGAAAAAGGATCAGTAGGATCTTCTGGTGATTTATCTCCACTAGCACATATGTCATTAGTTCTAATTGGATTAGGAAAAGCATATTATAAAGGAGAATTATTAGAAGGTAAAGATGCTTTAGAAAGAGCAGGAATCGAACCAATCCCAGCACTTTCATCAAAAGAAGGGCTAGCACTTACTAATGGTACTCAAGCATTAACTTCAACAGGAGCTCACGTTTTATACGATGCTATAAACTTATCTAAACACTTAGATATAGCTGCTTCATTAACTATGGAAGGTTTACATGGTATTGTAGATGCTTATGATCCTAGAATCAGTGAAGTAAGAGGACATTTAGGACAAATAAACACTGCTAAAAATATGAGAAATATATTAGCTGGAAGTAAAAATGTTACTAAACAAGGTGTTGAAAGAGTACAAGATTCTTATGTTTTAAGATGTATCCCTCAAATACACGGAGCAAGTAAAGATACTTTAGAATATGTAAAACAAAAAGTTGAAATAGAATTAAATGCAGTAACAGATAATCCATTAATATTTGTTGAAACAGATGAAGTTATCTCAGGAGGAAACTTCCACGGACAACCTATGGCATTACCATTTGATTTCTTAGGAATAGCTTTAGCTGAAATGGCTAATGTATCTGAAAGAAGAATTGAAAAAATGGTAAACCCTGCAATCAACCATGGATTACCTGCTTTCCTAGTAGAAAAAGGTGGATTAAATTCAGGATTCATGATAGTTCAATACAGTGCAGCAGCTCTTGTATCTGAAAACAAAGTTTTAGCTCACCCAGCATCTGTTGACTCTATCCCAACATCTGCTAACCAAGAAGATCATGTATCTATGGGTTCTATTGCGGCTAAAAAATCAAAAGATATACTTGAAAATGTTAGAAAAGTAATAGGAATGGAATTAATAACTGCTTGTCAAGCTATTGATTTGAAAGGAGCTAAAGATAAATTATCTCCAGCAACTAAAGTAGCTTATGATGAAGTTAGAAAAGTAATTCCTTATGTTGCAGAAGATAGACCTATGTACATAGATATACATGCAGCAGAAGAAATAGTAAAAAATAACAAATTAGTTGAAGATGTAGAAAAAGCAATAGGACAATTAGAGTTTTAA
- a CDS encoding urocanate hydratase, translating to MLNNKTIYDAMTIKLTAEDIPMEIPKLDPSIRRAPKRIVKLSDHDIELALRNALRYIPEEFHEMLAPEFLQELEERGRIYGYRFRPEGNIYGKPIDEYKGKCTEAKAMQVMIDNNLDFDIALYPYELVTYGETGQVCQNWMQYRLIKKYLENMTQDQTLVVASGHPTGLFRSNPYAPRAIITNGLMIGLFDNYEDWARGAAIGVANYGQMTAGGWMYIGPQGIVHGTYSTILNAGRLFCGVPADGDLRGKLFITSGLGGMSGAQGKACEIAKGVAIVAEVDLSRINTRLEQGWVNVIANTPEEAFKIAEEKMASKTPYAIAYHGNIVEILEYAIEHNKHIDLLSDQTSCHAVYDGGYCPVGTSFEERTKLLGTDRAKFKELVNEGLKRHYKAIKTLHDRGVYFFDYGNSFLKSIYDVGITEISKNGKDDKEGFIFPSYVEDILGPELFDYGYGPFRWVCLSRKKEDLLKTDKAALELVDPNRRYQDRDNYVWIQDADKNGLVVGTQARIFYQDAMSRTRIALKFNEMVRNGEIGPVMLGRDHHDVSGTDSPFRETSNIKDGSNIMADMATQCFAGNAARGMTMIALHNGGGVGIGKSINGGFGMVLDGSKRVDEILWQAMPWDVMGGVARRAWARNPHSIETVVEYNHDNRGTDHITLPYIVSDELVKKVLKK from the coding sequence ATGTTAAATAATAAAACTATTTATGATGCAATGACAATAAAACTTACAGCAGAAGATATTCCAATGGAGATACCTAAATTAGATCCTTCAATAAGAAGAGCTCCAAAAAGAATAGTTAAACTTTCAGACCATGATATTGAACTTGCATTAAGAAATGCACTAAGATATATACCTGAAGAATTCCATGAAATGTTAGCACCTGAATTCTTACAAGAATTAGAAGAAAGAGGAAGAATCTATGGATATAGATTTAGACCTGAAGGAAACATTTATGGAAAACCAATAGATGAATACAAAGGAAAATGTACAGAAGCTAAAGCTATGCAAGTTATGATAGATAACAACCTTGACTTTGATATAGCTCTATATCCTTATGAACTTGTTACTTATGGAGAAACAGGACAAGTTTGTCAAAACTGGATGCAATACAGACTTATTAAAAAATATCTTGAAAATATGACACAAGATCAAACTCTTGTTGTTGCATCAGGACATCCAACAGGATTATTCAGATCTAATCCATATGCTCCAAGAGCAATTATAACTAATGGACTTATGATCGGATTATTCGATAACTATGAAGATTGGGCTAGAGGAGCTGCAATAGGTGTTGCTAACTATGGACAAATGACTGCAGGTGGATGGATGTACATAGGACCTCAAGGAATAGTTCATGGAACTTATTCTACTATCTTAAATGCAGGAAGATTATTCTGTGGAGTACCTGCTGATGGAGATTTAAGAGGAAAATTATTCATAACTTCAGGACTTGGAGGAATGAGTGGAGCTCAAGGTAAAGCTTGTGAAATAGCAAAAGGTGTTGCTATAGTTGCAGAAGTTGACTTATCAAGAATCAACACTAGATTAGAACAAGGATGGGTAAATGTTATAGCAAATACTCCTGAAGAAGCATTCAAAATAGCTGAAGAAAAAATGGCTTCTAAAACTCCTTATGCAATAGCATACCATGGAAATATAGTTGAAATATTAGAATATGCTATAGAACATAACAAACATATAGATTTATTATCTGACCAAACATCTTGCCATGCTGTGTATGATGGAGGATATTGTCCAGTAGGAACTTCATTTGAAGAAAGAACTAAATTATTAGGAACTGATAGAGCTAAATTTAAAGAATTAGTAAATGAAGGATTAAAGAGACACTATAAAGCAATAAAAACTTTACATGACAGAGGAGTTTACTTCTTTGACTATGGAAACAGTTTCTTAAAATCTATATATGATGTAGGAATAACTGAAATTTCTAAAAATGGTAAAGACGATAAAGAAGGATTTATATTCCCTTCATATGTTGAAGACATACTAGGACCAGAATTATTTGACTATGGATATGGACCATTCAGATGGGTATGTCTATCAAGAAAGAAAGAAGACTTATTAAAGACAGACAAAGCTGCTCTAGAACTTGTTGATCCTAACAGAAGATACCAAGACAGAGACAACTATGTATGGATACAAGATGCTGACAAGAATGGACTTGTTGTTGGAACACAAGCAAGAATATTCTATCAAGATGCTATGAGTAGAACAAGAATAGCTCTTAAATTCAATGAAATGGTTAGAAATGGAGAAATCGGACCAGTTATGTTAGGTAGAGACCACCACGACGTATCTGGAACAGACTCACCTTTCAGAGAAACTTCTAACATCAAAGACGGAAGTAACATAATGGCAGATATGGCAACTCAATGTTTTGCTGGAAACGCTGCAAGAGGAATGACTATGATAGCTCTTCATAATGGTGGAGGAGTTGGAATAGGAAAATCTATCAATGGTGGATTTGGAATGGTTCTTGATGGAAGTAAGAGAGTAGACGAAATCTTATGGCAAGCTATGCCTTGGGACGTTATGGGAGGAGTTGCTAGAAGAGCTTGGGCTAGAAATCCTCACTCTATCGAAACTGTTGTTGAATATAATCATGATAATAGAGGAACAGACCACATCACATTACCTTACATAGTAAGTGATGAATTAGTTAAAAAAGTTTTAAAGAAATAA
- a CDS encoding ATP-binding cassette domain-containing protein codes for MSLLEIKNLKVHYPIRGGFFNKVVDHVYAVDGVSMVIEQGKTYGLIGESGSGKSTIGKTIIGLEKATAGEILYNGKNILDPKVRKEMKFNREVQMIFQDSMSSLNPKKRVLDILAEPIRNFEKLSKEAEKEKIYELLEIVGMPKDSIYKYPHEFSGGQRQRLGIARAIACKPKLIIADEPVSALDLSVQAQVLNYLKNIQRELNLSYIFISHDLGVVRHMCDYIYIMHRGKFTETGTREDIYKDARHIYTKRLIASIPQINPEAREELKKKREDVEKEYEKLYSQFYDKNGKVFDLEKISETHSVASSTKI; via the coding sequence ATGAGTTTATTAGAAATTAAAAATTTAAAGGTACACTATCCTATTAGAGGAGGTTTTTTTAACAAAGTTGTGGATCATGTATATGCTGTTGATGGTGTAAGCATGGTAATAGAACAAGGAAAGACTTATGGTTTAATAGGAGAGTCTGGTTCAGGGAAATCTACTATAGGAAAGACAATAATAGGACTAGAAAAGGCAACTGCTGGAGAAATTCTATATAATGGAAAAAATATATTAGATCCAAAAGTTAGAAAAGAAATGAAATTTAATAGAGAAGTACAAATGATATTTCAAGACTCAATGTCAAGTCTTAACCCAAAAAAAAGAGTACTAGATATTTTGGCAGAGCCAATCAGAAATTTTGAAAAACTAAGCAAAGAAGCAGAAAAAGAAAAAATATATGAATTGCTTGAAATAGTAGGAATGCCAAAAGATTCAATTTATAAATATCCTCATGAATTTTCAGGAGGACAAAGACAAAGATTAGGAATTGCAAGAGCTATAGCTTGTAAACCTAAACTTATTATAGCTGATGAACCTGTATCAGCACTAGACTTATCAGTTCAAGCACAAGTTTTGAACTATTTAAAGAATATCCAAAGGGAATTAAATCTATCTTATATATTTATTTCACATGATTTAGGTGTTGTTAGACATATGTGTGACTATATTTATATTATGCACAGAGGAAAATTTACTGAAACAGGAACTAGAGAGGACATTTATAAGGATGCTAGACATATCTACACAAAAAGATTAATAGCTTCTATCCCTCAAATAAATCCTGAAGCTAGAGAAGAACTAAAGAAAAAAAGAGAAGATGTAGAAAAAGAATATGAAAAACTATATTCACAATTCTATGATAAAAATGGAAAAGTTTTTGATCTAGAAAAAATTTCAGAAACACACTCTGTAGCAAGCTCTACAAAGATATAA
- a CDS encoding ROK family protein produces the protein MYQKEIKQGNENIIFHSIYFTEDSFSIPDLTKITNMTFPTVKRVVNEFLEKDIIVEWTLSTGGVGRRAVKYKYNPDFCYSIGVSINEEKIKFILINTIGKIFQSKIIDTENENFIDFLTKNLKDFIKEIDEKYLAKVIGVGISIPGIYNKEDHFLEFNNTDRYESAVIKEIEQDINLPIWVENEANMSILAEAIINKYKELEDFTVINISNKVTCSTFHKFGNKSEDYFFKASRVHHMIVDYENQKKVGDCISFKVLKSEILRAFPKLNSLEDFFSNKTYRESKKGKEILNKYLTYMGIILKNLLFTYNPKKLIICGDLSQFGSYLLDDVLNIVYEKNHIFYRGKETIIFSNFKGSSSIIGAALFPIVDNLM, from the coding sequence ATGTATCAAAAAGAAATTAAACAGGGCAATGAAAATATCATATTTCATTCAATTTATTTTACAGAAGATTCTTTTTCTATCCCAGATTTAACAAAAATAACTAATATGACTTTTCCAACTGTAAAAAGAGTCGTAAATGAATTTTTAGAAAAAGATATAATAGTAGAATGGACTTTAAGTACTGGTGGAGTCGGGAGACGGGCAGTAAAATATAAATACAATCCTGATTTTTGTTATTCAATTGGTGTGAGCATAAATGAGGAAAAAATTAAATTTATTTTAATTAATACAATTGGAAAAATTTTTCAATCTAAAATAATAGATACAGAAAACGAAAATTTCATTGATTTTCTTACAAAAAATTTAAAAGATTTTATAAAAGAGATTGATGAAAAATACTTAGCTAAAGTTATTGGAGTTGGTATTTCTATTCCAGGAATTTACAATAAAGAAGATCATTTTCTTGAATTTAATAATACAGATAGATATGAATCTGCTGTTATAAAAGAAATTGAGCAAGATATCAATCTTCCAATTTGGGTAGAAAATGAAGCCAATATGTCAATATTAGCAGAGGCCATAATAAATAAATATAAAGAATTAGAAGATTTTACTGTTATCAATATCAGTAATAAAGTTACCTGCTCTACATTTCATAAATTTGGAAATAAAAGTGAAGATTATTTTTTTAAAGCCAGCAGAGTACATCACATGATAGTAGATTATGAAAATCAAAAAAAGGTTGGGGATTGTATCTCTTTTAAAGTCTTAAAAAGCGAGATTTTAAGAGCCTTTCCTAAACTAAATTCATTAGAAGATTTTTTCTCTAATAAGACTTATAGAGAGAGTAAAAAAGGTAAGGAAATACTTAATAAATATTTAACTTATATGGGTATAATTTTAAAAAATTTGCTTTTTACATACAATCCTAAAAAACTTATTATCTGTGGAGATTTATCTCAATTTGGTTCTTATCTTTTAGATGATGTTTTAAATATAGTTTATGAAAAAAATCATATTTTTTATAGAGGAAAAGAAACTATAATTTTTTCTAATTTTAAAGGTAGTTCTTCTATTATAGGAGCTGCTCTTTTTCCAATAGTAGACAATTTAATGTAG